A stretch of the Methylacidiphilum caldifontis genome encodes the following:
- a CDS encoding transposase encodes MVHRKVTYRLYPTLRQIEALEWLRWVHCLLWNRAMDERRRAWIQQQKSLSFFDQCKALTDWLAQSPLLRSVNAQSEQLTLKRLDLAFRHFFGRVKNGEKPGFPRFKPLHRFKGWGYKTHGDG; translated from the coding sequence ATGGTGCATCGTAAAGTTACCTATCGATTGTATCCCACCCTGCGCCAGATCGAGGCGCTGGAGTGGTTGCGCTGGGTGCATTGCCTGCTGTGGAACAGGGCGATGGATGAACGCCGCAGGGCCTGGATTCAGCAGCAAAAATCCCTGTCTTTCTTCGATCAGTGCAAAGCATTGACCGACTGGCTGGCCCAATCGCCCTTGCTTCGGTCGGTCAACGCCCAATCCGAACAGCTGACGTTAAAGCGCCTGGATCTAGCCTTCCGGCACTTCTTCGGCCGGGTGAAGAACGGTGAGAAGCCGGGGTTTCCCCGCTTCAAGCCGCTGCATCGTTTCAAAGGATGGGGTTACAAGACCCACGGAGATGGCTAG
- a CDS encoding argininosuccinate synthase, with translation MKIVLAYSGGLDTSVILRWLKQTYEAEVIAFCADLGQEEELQGLEAKAQKLGASKCIIEDLTREFVSDYVYPMIRAGAIYENQYLLGTSIARPLIAKKQVEIARREGADYLAHGATAKGNDQVRFELAYAALAPDLKVISPWREWNFKGREDLIAFAQKQGIEIPVSREKPYSMDRNILHISYESGVLEDPWQEPPQDLFRLTKNPEEAPDCPEIIELDFEKGNCVGINGEKKEPVEILRSLNALGSRHGIGRVDIVENRFVGIKSRGVYECPGGTILHFAHRQIETLTLDREVMHLRDSLIPKYSELIYNGFWFSPERYFLQSAFDQSQHFVSGVVRLKLYKGHLTTLGRKSPYSLYNPKLATMESDQGAYDPKDATGFIRLNSLRLRTIASSQQGK, from the coding sequence ATGAAAATCGTTTTGGCCTATTCGGGCGGATTGGACACTTCTGTTATTTTGCGATGGCTCAAACAAACTTATGAAGCTGAAGTTATCGCTTTTTGTGCCGACTTGGGACAAGAGGAAGAACTCCAAGGTCTGGAAGCAAAAGCTCAAAAACTGGGAGCTTCGAAATGCATTATTGAAGATTTGACCCGGGAATTTGTGAGCGATTATGTGTATCCAATGATTAGAGCCGGAGCCATCTATGAGAATCAGTATCTTTTAGGAACGAGCATTGCCCGACCGCTCATTGCTAAAAAACAAGTAGAAATAGCCAGGAGGGAGGGAGCGGATTATTTGGCTCATGGAGCAACAGCAAAAGGCAATGATCAGGTTCGGTTCGAGTTGGCTTATGCTGCATTAGCCCCGGACTTAAAAGTCATATCACCATGGAGAGAGTGGAATTTTAAGGGAAGAGAAGATTTAATAGCCTTCGCGCAGAAACAGGGTATAGAAATACCCGTAAGTCGTGAAAAACCTTATTCTATGGATAGGAATATACTCCATATCAGCTATGAAAGTGGGGTGCTTGAAGATCCATGGCAAGAGCCTCCGCAGGATCTCTTCAGGTTAACGAAAAACCCCGAAGAGGCACCGGACTGTCCTGAGATTATCGAATTGGATTTTGAAAAGGGTAATTGTGTAGGAATCAATGGAGAAAAAAAAGAGCCTGTCGAAATATTAAGATCGCTTAATGCACTGGGATCTAGACATGGAATTGGAAGGGTGGATATTGTAGAAAATCGGTTTGTAGGCATAAAATCGAGAGGAGTATATGAGTGTCCTGGAGGAACAATTCTTCATTTTGCTCATAGGCAGATTGAAACGCTGACTCTAGATAGGGAAGTTATGCATTTGCGCGATAGCTTAATTCCTAAATATTCTGAGTTAATCTATAATGGGTTTTGGTTTTCCCCGGAACGATATTTTCTCCAGTCGGCTTTTGATCAAAGTCAACATTTTGTAAGCGGGGTTGTTCGCCTTAAGCTATATAAAGGGCATCTCACAACTTTGGGTAGGAAAAGTCCTTATTCACTCTATAACCCTAAACTTGCGACGATGGAATCTGATCAAGGAGCATATGATCCCAAGGATGCAACAGGTTTTATTCGTCTGAATTCTCTACGACTCAGGACAATTGCTTCTTCTCAACAAGGAAAATAG
- a CDS encoding RNA-guided endonuclease InsQ/TnpB family protein, with translation MECEPERLHGERIGGLDWGVETFATLATPEGVERIENPRHLQRSLERIGAGQKRICRKEEAVKKASGKMKGFPLSNRLRKEYALLGRLHEKVTNQRQDFLHQASAWLVATFAVLGLEQLNIRGMTALGGAYKRGLNRGIFDAAAGMFHQMLRYKAQEAGGWAMEADSRKLKPSQRCQLCGRLEKKPLSQRWHDCPCGASCSGDENAAKLLLSWVMKQIGGREPAKAWREVRPASLPGNPELP, from the coding sequence GTGGAGTGCGAGCCCGAGAGATTACATGGGGAACGGATCGGTGGCCTGGATTGGGGTGTGGAAACGTTCGCCACCCTGGCCACGCCGGAAGGGGTGGAGCGGATCGAAAATCCCCGGCATTTGCAGCGCTCTCTGGAACGAATCGGCGCCGGACAAAAACGCATCTGCCGCAAGGAGGAAGCGGTGAAAAAGGCCAGCGGCAAGATGAAAGGCTTTCCCCTCTCCAACCGTCTGAGGAAAGAATACGCCCTTTTGGGCAGGTTGCATGAGAAGGTGACCAACCAGCGCCAGGATTTTCTCCACCAGGCCAGCGCTTGGCTTGTGGCCACCTTTGCGGTTTTGGGGCTGGAGCAGTTGAACATTCGTGGGATGACGGCCTTGGGCGGCGCGTACAAGAGAGGCTTAAACCGCGGCATTTTCGATGCCGCAGCCGGCATGTTCCATCAGATGCTCAGGTACAAAGCGCAAGAGGCTGGTGGCTGGGCGATGGAGGCGGATAGCCGCAAGCTTAAGCCCAGCCAGCGCTGCCAGCTGTGCGGCAGGCTGGAGAAAAAGCCCTTGTCGCAGCGCTGGCATGATTGTCCTTGTGGCGCATCTTGTTCAGGTGATGAGAATGCCGCCAAGCTGCTTTTGAGCTGGGTCATGAAACAGATTGGTGGCCGGGAACCGGCCAAGGCATGGAGGGAGGTAAGACCGGCAAGCCTTCCAGGCAACCCGGAACTCCCGTAG